The genomic window CCATAATCGCAAAGATGGCAACAAACACCCGATCTGTTCGGAATGAGGAAGAAGCTAAAGTCATATACACACCGATGCCTGATTTTGCCCCAAGCCATTCGGAAATCACGGCACCCATCACACTATAAGTGGCAGAGATTTTTATTCCTGAAAAAATGGAGGGGAGAGCATGTGGAAGTTCCAGCTTCCAAAACATTTGACTCTTCGTTGCGCCTGCCATTTTCATATAATGCCTTAAGTCAGCTGATGTTTGCTTAAACCCATCAAGAGCTGCGATAGTAACAGGGAAAAAACAAACAAGTGTAATGACAATCATTTTTGGCAAAAGCCCAAAACCAAACCAGATAACCAATAATGGAGCGAGAACGATCACCGGAATATTTTGTGAAAGAATCAGAAACGGATAAACAGCTTCTCGGACAAACGGCAAGAGATAGAGCAGGATAGCAGCGGAAAGGCCAATCCCAACTCCAATCGCAAACCCTGTAACCCCGAGTTTTATCGTTGAAAGCATGTGTTCAGAAAAACTTGCAAAGCCTGTAATCGCTTCCGTCATAATGGTTGAGGGCGCAGGTAGCAGCCATTCTGGAATTCCGGCTTTTTTAACTACCAGCTCCCAAATGAAAAAGAAGAGAAGGAGAACGACAACCGATCTCCATCCCTTAAGTCGCTTCAGCTTCATTATTGATACTTCTCCGTTAACTGACTCATCGTGATACCTGTTGGCTGATATAAAATTTTCACTTGAGAAATCACGTTTCTGCTGCCCATTTCAATCATGCGTTCATTCATTTTCTTAATCACATCAAAAAGATAGGAAAGCTCACCTTCCATCGTTGTTTCTAATGGAGAAACTTTGTAGGCCACACCTGATTCTTCAATAATTTTAATCGCTTCATCCACATATGGAATCACGTCTTCGCCATTTTTTGTTTTCGGTATTATTTGAATGCTAACTAGGGCATTGTTCATCCTGCCAGTCTCCTTACTGTGGTAAATAGTCGTTTGTATAGGCTTTTTGTGCATCTAGTTCACTATCTAATAATTGATTTTCATACATCCAGCTTGCATAGTTTTCCCAAACTTCAAGTTTCTGTTCACCCCATCTTGGCGCATCATCTTGATATTTTGATGCCAGCCATTCCTGGCTTTTCTTCACAAGCTCTTGATCAAGATCAGGTGCTGCTTTTAATAAACTATCAGCTGCATCGGATGGATTGTCGATGGCAAATTTATAACCTTTCGAAACAGCCTTCAAAAATTTCTTCACTTGTTCCGGATTAGATTCAAGCTTCTTTTCATTTGTTGCAAGGACTGGTGTATAGTAGTCAAGTTTCTTACTATAATCGGTTAAATAGACCATATTAATCTTTTCTCCGCGAAGTTCCGCTTCAATGCCTGTCCAGCCATAGTAGATCCATGCAAAGTCAACATCTCGTTTTACCGCTGTAAAAAAGTCTGTATCTCCCATATTCACAATGGAAACATCTTCTACGTTGGCATTTTCGACTTGCATTAATGAAGCAATCACTGATTTTTCAACTGGTGCTCCCCAGCCCCCGTATGTTTTTCCCGCAAAATCCTTTGGAGAAGTGATGTTTTTCTCCGCTGGAGAGGCAAATCCTGATGTATTATGCTGAATAACTGCTGCGATTGAAACTAAAGGAACTCCTTGAACACGAGCTTGTGTAATACTTTCCTGATAGCTTACGCCAAAATCGGCTTTCCCCGAAGCGACCAGCTGATCGGCTCCTGCTTCACCAGGCATAATAATTTCAACATCCAAGCCTTCTTCGTTAAAATATCCTTTATCCTGAGCAACATATAAACCGGTATGATTCGTATTCGGCGTCCAATCAAGAACTACCGTTACCTTTTCATTTTTCTCTAGCTTGTCCTTCTGTTGATCTGCCGAATCCTTTCCTCCAGCACATCCTGCGAGAAGCAAGACTGTCAACATCGTTGCAATAAACTTTTTCATGATCGTTTCCTCCAAAGTATTCATGATGTTTTACCAGAAAAAATAAAAAACACCCGGATGAGAACCCGCGCGTACATGAAAAAACATATCTATTCTTCATTCGAATACGTTTCCTCCGCTGGTCTTACCCAGATCAGGTTCAAAGGGTCAGTACCTCTCAGGTCCAATCTCAACCGGTCACACCGGTTCCCCCACAATTCTAATGCTATTTATTTTTTCAGATACTTTATTATATCAAATAATAAGAGGGCGAAGGAGCTTAAAATATGAAATCTTTTTGCGAATAGACAACCTTGAGCAAGAACCGCTAAATTTTCATTTTATCTTTGTATTCAATTCTGGAATCTCTATATGTATTAGAAATTTGAGTTTGTTATGTTAAAATAATAAAAAACACGAGAGTAGGTACTTAAATGCTGAAAAAACTTACAAATAAAGTGTATTATATGCCACATTATTCGGAAACTGACCGTCCTGCATTAGGTTTAATTTGTGGGGATGACTTTAGCGTTGTCGTTGATTCAGGGAATTCGCCCGCACATGCAAAGGATTTTCTTAATTTAGTGGGTAAAATGGAAATCCCGCCGGTCAAGTTTGTTGTTATCACACATTGGCATTGGGATCATATCTTTGGCATAAAAACGATGGGATTATTAACGATTAGCCATGAGGAAACAAAAGAAAAATTGGAATATTTGAAAACTCTTAAATGGGATGATGCTTCACTAGATGCGCGAGTTGAGACGGGTGAAGAGATCGAATTTTGCAGTGAATATATCAAAAAAGAAATGCCGAGCAGGGATAATTTAGAGCTGCAGGTGCCAGATTTAACATTTAGTGATAAGTTCGAAATGGATTTGGGCGGCGTAACTTGTGTAGTTGAACATGTTGGAGGAGTCCATGCGCAGGATTCATCCATCATTTATGTTCCTGATGAAAAAGTGATGTTTCTAGGAGATTGCATCTATCAGGACTTTTATAGTGGCGAATGGAGCTATGATCTGAACGAACTCACCATCTTATTAGAAAAAATCAAAAAATATGATGTCAATAGTTATGTAACTGGACATCAAGATCCAAAAACGTATGAGGAAATGTGGAGCTTCTTGGATGATCTTATTAATATAGGAGAAATCGTAGGTGAAGAGGTTTCTGTTGATTCAGCTGTCACTAAGTTTAACGAAGTACGAGGGACAGAACCAAGTGAAGAGCAGCTTGAGTATATCCAAAATTTTGTCAGCGGCAATCAGAAGAAAAAATAAATATGTTAAAGAAGGCCCCTAGTAAAATTTACTTTACCAGGGGTCCGTTGTTTATAGCTTACTCAGGAATGGTTTTATATGCTAACTTTTCAATGATCTCTTTATGCGTAGGATATTGAGAAAGGAGCTCGTCTTGTGTGAACAATTCAAAGTCCTGAAATTCAAAACCTGGAGAAACCATACAGCCTACTAAGGAGAAGGTATCTTCTTCCATAACAGACGATCCGAAAATAGCATTTTTCGGAACTAAAGCTTGAGGGACTTCTCCTTTATCCAAATTTAATCCTAATTTTATCTCTTCATATTCTCCGTTTTCATGAATAATATGAATCGTTAAAGGACTTCCAGCATGATAATACCATAATTCATCAGATTTCAAGCGGTGAAGATGGGACAGATCATTAGAAGTTAATAAAAAATAAATACTCGTATATAGCTTTCGTTTCCCCTCAAAATTCACTGTTAATTCTTGATCAGAAGTTCTTTCACCAGATTCGAATGTTCTTTTATAATATCCGCCTTCTGGGTGTGGCTCTAGTCCAAGTTTCGATACAAAATATTGTGCATCATGATTGTTCAAAGTAAAATACCTCCAAAAAAATTCAAATCTCTTGAGCTTACCAAACAAATAATCCTGCGATCATCGCAGTTAAACTAAATGAACCAGTGAAGTATAACAAAAAACATCTCACTAATAAAGGTTATTTTAATATAATGAAAAATCCCGATATTTTTAAAAGGCTATTTCATGATTAAGGGAATATTCACAGCAGCAGATCCTTTTAAATACTTTTCGTAGCTATTGAAATAAATTCGAATCGGATTTGTTTTATTGCTTGTGTCAAATGTGTAGGTTGATTCTGCCATCCCATCTCTATTGCTATGACTCGAACCATTAGTATAAACAGTCTTGCCGTTTGCATCGACTGCTTGGAAAAACATTTGATAGAAATGATTTTCTTCTTTCGATTTAAAGTTAGCACGAATTGTATTATTACTTTCAATTCCGATAATTACATTTACATTGTCGGGAATATAGAGGACTTTCTTCTTTAGAAAATCGACTTCGATATAATCCTTTCCTTTTGGCAATGCCTGCACATCATTAATTTCCAACGTCAAGTTCTTTGGCTCTCTAAAATAGTTGCTTTGAAAAAAGAGTGATGCTTCTGCGTCACGCATACCTCCAAAACCTGAAAATCCATTTGTAATCGTACCCCATACTTCGCCTTTTTCATCCAATAAACGCATGCTTTTAATTTGCAAAATTTGCATGGTGTTTGCAGAATCGACTGCGATATCAAGCTTTGCCCGAAGCGGAGAGATCCTCAGTGATTTAACGGTCAATTTTTGATCATCGATTTCTACAGTTTGATCTAATTTGTAATTTTTACTTTTTGCAATTTTCTTATGCAATGAAAAAGGGATGTTGAATTTTGTCTCATGTTCGTCTTTAAAGGTAATGGATAATTCGAAATTCGGATTTGTGTAGTCGATATTATTACTAGAGGTTACCTCTATGATATCTTCTATATGATTTGTTGGCTCCTTCCCAAACCAACTATATGTTAATCCAGCTTCCAGCCTTTTACTATTTTGCTTAATCTCAACGTTTTTCGTGTTGAGGTCATGAATATCGAAAGGGGCTTCCAGCACATAATTAATAAACATTCCCGATTCATCTGCAATGATGCCGAGCAATGTAAACGTTAAATTATTCTTTGTTTCCGTTATATTAAGCTCTTCGTAATATTCATTTTTTAATATATCTTCAATTCCTTTGTCATAGGCAATCATCTCAACAAGCGGAGCAAAGCCTGGTATTTTCGCAACAGCTTGTGCAAAAGCAGGAGATACGCGAATCGTTGTAATAAAGATTAAGATAAGAGCTGCTGTAACTGCAAACGTTCCTGTCCATCTTTTGCGATTTCGTCTTTCATTTCTTACTCTCTTTAAACCGTTTGCCCTTGCATAGGAGAGTGCTTCTTTCGGAACCGGAATCGAATTAAGTTCATCTTTTAAAGCGGCATATTCTTTTTCATTCATTTAAAATTCCCTCCTCTCGCTAAAATAATGGCGCAGCTTTCGAAGAGCTGTATGCAATCTGGATTTAACTGTTCCTTCGGGAATATTTTGCGCGCTCGCAATCTCATTGTTTTTCATATCCTGAAAATATTTCAAATAAATTAATTGCTGCTGTTCATGCGGCAATTGCGAAATCGCTTCAACAATCTCTAGCTTAGGAGAATCATAATATTGTCCTTCGACCTCCAACGTTTCCCTCAGCTCTATACGACTTTTTCTCTTATGCATATCGTGGCACACATTGAGCAATATTCGAACGAGCCATGTTCCGACATAACGCGGCTCTTTAAGTGTATGAATGTTTTTATAGCTTCGGTAAGTCGTTTCTTGAATGGCTTCAATCGCATCGTGCTCATTTTTTAAATAAGCAAACGCTGTCCGATACATGACATCTTCATATGCTTCCAGCACGTGTAAAAGAGCGTGTTCATCCCTTTTCATTGCTTTTTTTATTATATCTATCTCAACCACAGCGTTGCCTCCTTCCCCCTGTACATATTAGACTTTGCAGCAGGGGAAATCGTTCATCTTCTTTTTCGTAATTAATAATGGTCATTAGGGGTGGTCTAATCCTAAATGAATAATGGAAAAGATTTTATAAAAAAGAATAGATTGAAATACTATTAAATACCAATTCTAACATGTAAAGTATTTATAAATATTATGAGGCTGCCTAAATGAATGGAAAAATGTTTGGGGCTTGTTTCCTTATTCATGATTTGATAAAACTAAATATAAATTTGAAAGGCTTACAGTCTAATTGTACTGTAAGCCTTTTTTTGATTTTTTTTAGAAAATCAATAGCCCTATAACAGTAGAAAGAATTAAGCCAATCATTACCGGGAAAAAGCTTTTTCGAACAAGTTCCATAACGGGGACTT from Bacillus sp. DTU_2020_1000418_1_SI_GHA_SEK_038 includes these protein-coding regions:
- a CDS encoding cupin domain-containing protein; this encodes MNNHDAQYFVSKLGLEPHPEGGYYKRTFESGERTSDQELTVNFEGKRKLYTSIYFLLTSNDLSHLHRLKSDELWYYHAGSPLTIHIIHENGEYEEIKLGLNLDKGEVPQALVPKNAIFGSSVMEEDTFSLVGCMVSPGFEFQDFELFTQDELLSQYPTHKEIIEKLAYKTIPE
- a CDS encoding MBL fold metallo-hydrolase yields the protein MLKKLTNKVYYMPHYSETDRPALGLICGDDFSVVVDSGNSPAHAKDFLNLVGKMEIPPVKFVVITHWHWDHIFGIKTMGLLTISHEETKEKLEYLKTLKWDDASLDARVETGEEIEFCSEYIKKEMPSRDNLELQVPDLTFSDKFEMDLGGVTCVVEHVGGVHAQDSSIIYVPDEKVMFLGDCIYQDFYSGEWSYDLNELTILLEKIKKYDVNSYVTGHQDPKTYEEMWSFLDDLINIGEIVGEEVSVDSAVTKFNEVRGTEPSEEQLEYIQNFVSGNQKKK
- a CDS encoding thiamine-binding protein, yielding MNNALVSIQIIPKTKNGEDVIPYVDEAIKIIEESGVAYKVSPLETTMEGELSYLFDVIKKMNERMIEMGSRNVISQVKILYQPTGITMSQLTEKYQ
- a CDS encoding ABC transporter substrate-binding protein, with the translated sequence MKKFIATMLTVLLLAGCAGGKDSADQQKDKLEKNEKVTVVLDWTPNTNHTGLYVAQDKGYFNEEGLDVEIIMPGEAGADQLVASGKADFGVSYQESITQARVQGVPLVSIAAVIQHNTSGFASPAEKNITSPKDFAGKTYGGWGAPVEKSVIASLMQVENANVEDVSIVNMGDTDFFTAVKRDVDFAWIYYGWTGIEAELRGEKINMVYLTDYSKKLDYYTPVLATNEKKLESNPEQVKKFLKAVSKGYKFAIDNPSDAADSLLKAAPDLDQELVKKSQEWLASKYQDDAPRWGEQKLEVWENYASWMYENQLLDSELDAQKAYTNDYLPQ
- a CDS encoding ABC transporter permease, with the translated sequence MKLKRLKGWRSVVVLLLFFFIWELVVKKAGIPEWLLPAPSTIMTEAITGFASFSEHMLSTIKLGVTGFAIGVGIGLSAAILLYLLPFVREAVYPFLILSQNIPVIVLAPLLVIWFGFGLLPKMIVITLVCFFPVTIAALDGFKQTSADLRHYMKMAGATKSQMFWKLELPHALPSIFSGIKISATYSVMGAVISEWLGAKSGIGVYMTLASSSFRTDRVFVAIFAIMALSLLFFAIIILIERLLIRWQSKGAN
- a CDS encoding DUF4179 domain-containing protein gives rise to the protein MNEKEYAALKDELNSIPVPKEALSYARANGLKRVRNERRNRKRWTGTFAVTAALILIFITTIRVSPAFAQAVAKIPGFAPLVEMIAYDKGIEDILKNEYYEELNITETKNNLTFTLLGIIADESGMFINYVLEAPFDIHDLNTKNVEIKQNSKRLEAGLTYSWFGKEPTNHIEDIIEVTSSNNIDYTNPNFELSITFKDEHETKFNIPFSLHKKIAKSKNYKLDQTVEIDDQKLTVKSLRISPLRAKLDIAVDSANTMQILQIKSMRLLDEKGEVWGTITNGFSGFGGMRDAEASLFFQSNYFREPKNLTLEINDVQALPKGKDYIEVDFLKKKVLYIPDNVNVIIGIESNNTIRANFKSKEENHFYQMFFQAVDANGKTVYTNGSSHSNRDGMAESTYTFDTSNKTNPIRIYFNSYEKYLKGSAAVNIPLIMK
- a CDS encoding sigma-70 family RNA polymerase sigma factor, with amino-acid sequence MVEIDIIKKAMKRDEHALLHVLEAYEDVMYRTAFAYLKNEHDAIEAIQETTYRSYKNIHTLKEPRYVGTWLVRILLNVCHDMHKRKSRIELRETLEVEGQYYDSPKLEIVEAISQLPHEQQQLIYLKYFQDMKNNEIASAQNIPEGTVKSRLHTALRKLRHYFSERREF